gtacctagtcaaccgaattttggaaacttgttttggtagaaccgttaaacccatgattgtgattgaatgcttgtttgatcaatcacatagttcttgaaagtctgatgaaccaattttaaacttgtttggaattgtggaaaatcggtttcaaggttgtaagtatgaaagagaacttacaaagtaaggatgtcgacatactttgaacacgtgctatgaatgtttatttcttttattgttcaaagttattccttaatagctaagggaagagaatcccaggatcgaaaaataagtaagttaagaatcttttaattaaggttattaatttcattttgtagtgaaatataagaattagtaatgtgcatttactaattagatattccgagagatttcgatcattatttttggacagagcattttccgGAATTATGggaaccgaatttgtgctttagtgaatatcttgagaatattttcggttttggaaattccttggtgtccaaacttccttgtctataaatacttgaagtttgcctttctagcaaactaatccttcataacaacagacttcctcttttgttgttgttactggtgtagccgcctattcggagaagagagtaacctaattaggcaaaatatcttacggccgctcagtttaaagtattctttgggattgagaagctctagcgtgtaccgttggtgggaaactagataattgcggtttatcttttgttttcgattgatttgattgaataactgtggttgaaatctgattgcacctagtttgtttatgcttgagaatcttctcttttgatataagattcactcaaactagttcagagtttcgacatggatctttagactgttattagttctaaagacgatcttgtgataatccattgttaacagactccgttctgtgcgtgattgatcacaagagattcaagtgattgtgtgcaggtttttattgaagatttaagaagatttgaagacaacgaagatattgaagatcagacttgggtttataatctttggtgtgcacaatacttgtttcggtaaacgaggatccaattaataatcggtttatccttgtggtagattggattgattaattgagtagatcggcatcaacacaattctttggattaagagtgttgttggcttaatcttaaacgattacttcggtaattgaacataagatagatctaaggacctgacgaaggagtttatgttaagataaacgaaagagcctttgtccgactcatatcacttggttgaagagatctgataccaaacatatttgttgttcctttactgtttggaatacgaaccaaaggaattgttccaagtacgtgacttatttataagttggaggcgtgggaatacatacggaactaggtgaactaaagatttagttgcttggtctcaactatacgaagttaggtgtaattttgtgtagcggcttaatcctgagagtattcaattctggacaaggtctcggggtttttctgcatttgcggtttcctcattaataaaatcttgctgtgtcatttactttatatttccgcattataattatttattataattaaaataaattacacaaacgttaattcctatttacttgataagtgaatcctactgtgtttggttaagtccgaacctttttatcaaataacatactttttttttgtattgtctcgatctcgtatccatagacgatcacacgaagtgtgaaccgattagttgtattctctcgactcagtccataaacaatcactttcggagaaaggacttataggtaggaaacgttttagcttgaggtatatttgggtaccctcgccttttcagtgaTGAGTTCACAATCTTTCACctgcgcatttattgagcaaatcaatacatttacatgaaatttatccagaatggtgcatgtagtacCAATTCCAGATATTATGTAAATTTCgacaccttgcctgtattattcattaatataaggcTCATTGAATACTTTTCGTGCTATGTTCCCTGGCTGAATCCTTAATATTGAtgtgacatgacaattagtgttcactcgcaagctgagtagcatgaatttcccgaagtatcaaggttaaggtttgcataaaagtactcaatcggaaagtatactgctctctggcaagaaatttaaagaactctgtgttaaCATGCACAATTCAATCAATTTGTggcaattcacaagattcaaataccaacctaattaatttgcaaaaattaggtttttgcgccctgtgcagtatatcagaccttgttgGCCGAAACTAAACCTAAGCAAACTaggcaattgatccgccatggattagtaggtgcaaagtcctaccaaaaatcagaaaacaagaaataaaagaggatcCGCGGAAAGTAGGAAcatcaaagggaggcgtggccgcgCCATGTGCCAGCCGGTCTGCCCTAGCATGCGCCACTTGCATGTGGCCACGCCCCATGATGATTGCCGGCCCCTCCTCtctcccattgaccaatcaggtcgctttaaatgtgCCACACGCACTTAGAATGTGGCCAGGCCTTTCCGGCCCTCCTCTTTTCcactgaccaatcaggtcgctttaaatccgccacgcgcACCAGAGATGTGGCCACAccctatgtttggccggccccatttcctattgaccaatcaggttgctataaacttgccacaatattaaaagaggcaaattacACCGAATGGCCACGATGCCAATTAGCTTGCcattccgcgccaacatgctaatggcatgccaaattgccattccgcgccaacatgctaatgacACGCCAAACTGCCATTCCGCGCCGACAtgataatggcatgccaaacatgccatgccatgccaatttctaatcggcatgccaaacatgccatgccacgccaacatgctaatcggcatgccaacatgccactccgccgcagtaacatgctaacgtgccacaaacagcgcagctacgtgctaacccacttttgttcatggccaacgccataacagactccaACTAGGGCATTCTTATCAGAAAACACGTTTtttctttagtggcattagtcgaaaccctaattcttggtcGTGGCTCAAAATTgcgccactttggccccacgacgtgtcacgagccatgcgggacccaagaAACCTAAAAGTGACGCCATGTTATAGCCACTCATAGCTATCCTTGCTCCTATGGTCGTCCCCATATTATGGCCCTTCCATAGCTCCTTTGACGCGGCcatggcaccatttgcacaaaaaacgccaccgtgtcgcggccacatgccacacgcattAATTAAGGTTTCGGTATGCCACGCCCTAATTTAGGTaaggttgctacgccaaccaagccaagtgaTGCTACCTAGGGCATTAAGATTGATATGGCAATTGGAACTACGGTTGCCAAGCCATATTTAggcctaacaccaatatgccaaaatatatAGCGgtcacggctacgccaggcgctatttGCGCCGCTATACCACTGGCATATGCCAACCATGTctttgtgccactggcatgcgctacaTATGTCGCTATGTCActggcatgtgctaatggcacCACTATGCTACTATCAGGTGTCAAcgaaatgtggccataatcaatggccaccctctctcatgaattacaatctcagccgtccaaattcgccacataaTTGACCGACCTATGGAAAGTCTCAGGTTCACACGCCATTTTCCTACGGCAAGTCCCATGAATTGACTTGCCACAACATGATCATCCGCCACCCAGCTGGCGCACGATTGATCAGAGCAATTAGGTCTTCCAtacaagacccactcaacaatctgctgcacattttccacgaaaatactcgagacatcaaacatgtcagaaactgggggatgctcatcagggtattggtctggcggtttacagcgtgcggcgtgcaacacgcccattataagaaagtgtcaggaaagcgggaagttagtggcggcaagaagtagtgggtgtaaactaagtCGTTTCCTTCAaagtggggacgtggtttctaacatttacacattaccccacttctccatcactcaactactcccacttcctatgagatcagggtgacttcaattcgacttgtataaataggtttctacctatttcgaccGAACAGaacagttttggttaacaacaaagcaagactggaatggccatttcttggtttaggccaggattgtatagattgatatctcgaatctaaagtactcccgtgcagtgcatttgtttagggtttagattcgtttctcggcaacatacccaaatttaccaaaaccggcagaaacgaTTTTTATCCCAAAACACTAGTAACCAGTGCACCTCCTACTTCAACTGTAATTGATTGCTCTGTTAAAGAAATAATATCTATAGGTTTTATAGAAGCACTCCACAAAATCCATAAATTCATTTTTCTTGTTGCTTCATAATGCATACCTGCTAACCTCAACTTCTTACAAAAAACTGATGAATATTTAACTTTTGGCTCTGCAAGAATAACTAAAGTAGGATTAAAACTTTTCACTAAACTTCTGAGTTTATCTTTGGCCCTTGTTCTCCTTAGGCATCTGATATTCCAGAATATGATCTTCATTTATGATGTTGAAGTTGAGAAGAATTACTTCCTCTCAGAAGTCCATTTGTGCCACCCTTCAAAGTATAAGATTGATTTCTAGTTTTTTTATAATGCTAACATGTTTTGGTGCTTTTTGTTTTACTTTTGGTAATTCTTCAAGTACTACCTCTTTTTCCACGGGGGAATAACATGAATAACTTCATTAATTGAGGGAGCACTAGCAGCTGAACTAAGAATTTGATTCACACTTAAGAGTGGGAATTCATGATGAGAACTAAATATTTCTTCATTCATATTATGAAGTACTTGGAATTTACCTGAATTGAATAGAAGGGAAGAATCTTCAACTGGTTGAAATAGTTGTATATGGGGTGCATCCACTTCTTCATCTTTATCATTTAAAATGTCCTTAATATTCTCCACCAACTTATCTTTACTAGAAGGAGTATTACAGATATCAAAACCAACTTGAACCGGATGTTGTATTCTTTTGTGTGTAACCTTTCTCCAAACTTTTCTTACTTCATTAGCATTTGGTTCTACATCCTTTGGCATTGATTCTCTTCTTTTTGTCCTGCACTCTGCAACATAATGACCAATTACTTGACAATGATTACAAAACTTAGGTAATTTAGGAATCTGTACTGCCTGCTCAAAACCACCATATTTTGATTCAACCCAAATTTTACTTGGAATTGGCTTAACTAAATCAATCTCCACAAAAGAACTTTCATAATATCTTGCTTCTCTCTTCAGTGTTGTTTCATCAACTTTGATAGGTCTACCTAGAGCTTTACCCATATGAAAAATTATTTTCTCCTTCCAGTATTCTATACCCAGACCAGGAAAATTGACCCAAACAAGTGTTGTAGTAGATTTTTGAGATGATGTATTAAAATTTGGTTCCCATGGTTTTGATTTGAGGTTTTGTTCTTCCACCAACCTATTTCCAGACCAAATATAATTCTTACCTTCATCATTTTCCAATTTGATTatgaaaaaaacttttcctaatgGTATTAGCTGAACAAAGCCTTTTAATTTCCATTGTCTCTTTAGTGTTGTTTCTGCAACCTTAAATTTATGTTTAACAAAATCCAATCTCCCAATCAAACTAAATTTCCATTCATCCAAGCTATCATCAATAATATCATCAGGAATGAATAAAGATGGTGAATCACCATGTTTACCACATTCAGGTAATCAGAAATAATTTTTGTTGAATCTCTAAAATTCGATTCACAATTTTGGTTTTTCGAACCAGACACAGATCCAGTTTCATGTTGAAACTGATTATTATCCATCGTATTTAAGAATTAATACGACTAAAATATGATTTTATTACCACCTATCATTGATATCGATCGAAAATTCACCTGAAATTAATGAAGATCTGTCTCGAGAACGAAAAACATCTGACTGATTTACACCGAGTTGATCGCCTTTTTGGTCGCCAAGTCGCAGAGCTCCTAAAAAAAagaatctacttatagctatgtatcggattaggatagaagtgtgtaggtgagatttagacttcacgacgttcaccaattgaagaagaagacctactgaagagcttggaggaacttcatcaacaaaaggtatgtggagactgaaacttatctatcactcagatgtttattctattctatcttttaaagagactaagtcgtatagctatatagacttttacattgtacacatttgatattttgagccgagtttatctcgcttatctatttctcgaaatatgtgtcggaagCTTTTAGATTTAGCTAAGTTCATtgtatacttgacgagtttagttggaaaaaatttatttattggaaattaaatattaagtcatagatgatcatatgaaaattaccttgaacatcttacatgatttgtgtaagacaatcatttgatgttaacttgggaagttctGTATTTattaatcacttaaaaattgcttgaagctagtggtatgtgtaagattaccattgttgtcttctaagaatgtttcaatgattaaatgagactTTAGAACGACTACCAATTCCTGGATATATCATagtatgtatactttgtatgtgctTTGTAGAAgcctagttcaggtccggaactattgtttgcgaaccttgtttgcgaactggtttccctgtgaaaaggtctggaactattgttcgcgtaccctgtttgcgaacggctagacaaaggccaagtccggaactgttgttcgcaTACTCtgtttgcaaacggctggacaatgccaaagtccggaactgttgtttGCATACTCAATTCACGAACACGgttgtcgattctcctttaacctaggtttttccaaaaccattattaggttaacgacttgaagacttcatttgggatttgtgaagccagatccaactattttctctgtagttgcgtattatgattttacttgttttatcgtattgagttttatcttctctaagatttactcgagaatcatctctgataggtaagatataaaaagtaatcacaatagttcttcgtctcagactcttgtgattccgcagtaacttcttctgttaatcagttaggttattgtgaggtgactaatatttctaggctgctcttcaggagtataagacatgattattagttggttcatgttcaccttgatctctgtaccaaaagacggaacaaaaagaataaaggatagacatatctgtgggagacagatttgtttataagtcttcgacttttagtcgtagcaactcttagttatggatgagttcagttaagggaatcaagtgtgtagattcctgctgggattcaatagGCGTaatgaacgcgactgtaccttaatcggtgtgagacttggtcagggatcaactacattccagtccgaagttaaattgtagtaggatagagtctggagcggcttaatacaatatggtgctcaaatatggactaggtcccatagtttttctgcatttgcggtttcctcgttaacaaaatttccggtgtctgtgttatttcttttccgcattatattttttaatataattgaaatatcacaggttttgcgtacttcaatcagttgataaatcctaccttgATTTTTAGacagaacttgattgacactcggccattagtctttggtaccatccgagttattgtcatatcaatcagtctcacggatttttatctagttgatttactgattgtattgaaaaagagataaaactctttgatatctttctttattgagtatcacttttaagttggtgctctcggaattatattggagtttagtccatacagatttccgtacgaaatattgggtgtggttgtgatCTCTCTTGGTTTATAAAGACAGAAGACTATAAAGGAGGATCTGTAACTTTCAGAGATGGAAGCAGTCGTGTTATCAGTAAAAAGGGAACTATCAAACTTCCAGGTATTcttgaaattcatgatgttgtttatgtcaaAGGTATGACAGCTAATCTTCTTTCAgtaagtcaaatttgtgataaaagtcataaggttgttttaaatatgggaagttgtgatattgaagataagtatggaaaaataatttttcgagGACGACGAAGTatgaataactgttatcttcttgatatacAGTCTAGTCTATAATGTAACCCGACCAAGGTAGAGTCAACTCATTTGCGGCAAGAGTggtttggtcatatcaactaccgaCTGTTGGGTAAGCTCATTAATCGCGAACTTgtcagaggcgttcccaaaataaatactaaagtacaaggtgtatgtggtgcttgtcaaaagtataagcaaggaaaaattccacacaaaCTTTCTCGACATATAACCACTCGTGCTCCTCTCGATATTATTCATATGGATCTATTCGGTCCCATCCAACAAGCAACTGTTGGAGGAAAGAAATTTGATTTAgtaatggtagatgattacacacgGTTCACATGGGTTGCTTTCCTAAAGCACAAAAATGACACTCTTAAGGAGTCCAAATTATTGTGAGTAGAATCAAAATGAATTCAAGGTCGCAAACTTAAGAAAGTAAGAAGCTATCGTGGTACAGAATTCAAAGATACAAAAGTATATGAATATTGTAATCAACTTGGAATTACTCATCAATTTTATGCTCCCATTACACCGCAGGAAAACGGTAATGCTTCAACCACTAACCTTCTGGAGAGAAGCTGTTTTCACAACGTGTTATCTCATAAATAGAGTTTATCTAAGATCAAAAACTTTAAATACCCCCTATGAGTTATGGTATGTAAGAAAACCCATTCTAAGCTATTTAAGGGTTTTCAGAAGCAAATGTTATATACTTAAGTACAAagaacatagaggaaaatttgattccaaaagtaatgaaggaatttttcttgggATGCTTCTGATAGCCGTGCATTCCGAGTATATAGTCTTCGAACCAAAGTCATGATGGATCTGTTAATGTTGTTATTGATGACATAAGTGATTTTCGTCAAGATAATCATGTTGCTGCGGAACTTCCTCATTCACAAACTGTTAATAAAGAAAAACAGATTGAAGAGGAACCAACAATTGTTCCTACCATTTATGacatagatgataaagatgacAATGACAATATAGTTGAGCAACCCAACCCAACGATACTGAAAGTGAAGTCCACAAACCTGCAAAGTGAGTACACCAAAGACATTCCACAGATGATATCATTGAAGATTCCAATGCCAGAGTTATGACTCGAAGGGAACTCCAGAATGTTTGTCACTACACATGCTTTCTTTCTTCAATAGAGCCAAAACATATTGAGGAAGCTCTTAGTGGTCCCGCTTGGGTAACCTCAATGCATGAGGAACTTAATCAATTCGAAAGGCAAGGAGTATGGGAACGTGTCCCGAAACCAGAAGGTGTCAACATCGTAGGAACAAAGTGGATTTTCAAGAACAAATCGATGAATACGGAACTGTCGTTCGAAACAAAGCCATACtggttgctcaaggatattctcaaattTAAGGTATCGATTTCGATAAAACTTTTGCTCATGTAGCTCGTTTAGAATCAATTAGACTCTTACTTGCATATGCCTGTAATATTAAGATTAAGCTCTTTCAAATGGATATTAAGTCTGCATTTCTTAATGGAgatttaaaagaggaagtctttgttgctcaacctaaaggattttaaGATCCATTAtttccagatcatgttcttaagctcaaaaaggcattatatggtctaaaacaagctccacgagcttggtatgataagttaacatcctttttacttcaaaaaggattctgtagaggtggtgctgataaaATTCTTTTcaccaaatggaatggaaagaatgTACTTGCTgcataaatttatgttgatgacatcatCTATGGATCCACCTCAAAAACTCTCATACATGAGTTCCTAAATCTTATGAGTGGGAAATTCGAAATGACTAATGTTGGAGAACTATCATATTTTTTAGGTTTGCAAATACAGTAGCAAAAAGACAACAtttttctttctcaagaaaaatatgccagGAATTTAGTTGAGAAATTTGAGCTAAAGGGTACAACTCCTATGGCAAAGCCAATGCCAACTACTAGAAAACTTCAGTCTAGTCCAGGTGAAAAATCCGTAGACCAGAAACTGTACCGATCCATGATAGGAAGTCTATTGTACTTGACTGCAACAAGGCCGGATATTGCTTTCAGCGTAGGATGTTGCACCAGGTTTCAAGCAAATCCTAAAGAATCACATCTAAAAGTTGTAAAAAGGATCATAAGATATGTTAATTTCACCTTGGATTATGGTCTATCGTATTCAATGGATACGAATAACAGTCTTGTTGCCTACTCAGATGCTgactgggcaggatgtgtagaagatcaCAAAAGTACATCTGGTGGTTGTTTCTATGTTGGTCAAAACCTTGTGGCCTGgcacaacaagaaacaaaactcataggtctctctcaacctgtgaagcagaatacattgctgctGGTATTTGCTGCACTCAACTTCTGTGGATGAAGCAAATGTTCATTGACCATGGTATAAATATTCCAACTATGAGTAttctttgtgataactcaagtacCATTCATCTAGCATAAAATCTTgttgaacattctcgtactaaacatatatatatatatatatatatttgatatCATTTTATTCGAGAATTGTACGAGAATGGAGTCATTAAGCTAGAATATGTTCCTTCTGAACGACAACTAGCTGATATTCTCATAAAGCCATTAGACCGTGCAACCTTTGAAAATCTTAGGAAGTCTATTGGTATTGTGAAGGTACATTAATACCTTACTtttcggttttcaacttttgctattggcacacattagttaaaactgattcaacctttctctgttaaaggttgcttttgttgttgttcttttgttcttgcgagaggatgacaacacactgggggagctttcttatttgaacttgtgcttaatgacaTATATTTCTAGGGAGTAGTGGCTGCGGAAATTGAAGTAACAAAGTTGTTAGTTAATCGTtgttcttgtttaagaaaagcatgtttatattgcatatattttgcttttgcttaacaaaatttcggtacaattgatatgttccataaTATTATGTATGGAttttttatgtgattcaattgttttcggttaagaaaaactgtgtcaatttatttggcttattgtttggtatcaagtgattttgcttaacgaaattcggtgcaattgcggtgttgtaatgtttatatttgttcaaatgctcccggttaagaaaaaaattgtgcaagttaatttattttggtttgtatctagTGTTTGTGGCTTAACAAATATACAAGATCATTTTTTTAGTCCAAGTCACTACAAGAAAACTGAGATTTAGCGACTACTGTAATTCAGTCGGTACAGGGCCGATTTTTGCGGGTGGAGATCTGCAGCAACCAACGTGGCAACAAATACGCTCTGTGACTAAAGGCTACTTTACTGAAAACCTGGAGCAACCATGCTGCTGGAAGAGATATCTTTCAACTAAATGAAACGACAAACTTTTTAGTCGACACAATTTTCCAGTAACCAGTACCTATTGTTGGTAGAAGCATAAAGGCTTGTTGCTGAGACATTTCACCCGCAAATTATTTGTTGATAAAGGCTAATACATCGTTGGTAGAGGTGGGAAGTCATAAAACGTTGTAAGCTGCTAAAGATTTTTACTTACTAAAGTTCAGTTGGTGGAGGTATTAGAACTGTTGttaaatctaaagacatcttgtgataatccatttttaacagacttcgatttgtgcgtgattgatcacaagagattcaagtggtgttatgcatgttttgaagataaaagatgatttgaagacgaagacgatttcttattagttttcgtatcttgtgaattgtgtgcacaaaccttgatcggatgggatccaacgaGAATCAAtttatctgattgattagttgcatgagatatGCATTCtctatatatctctttgagatttatattgattgagtgtgaatctaaacttggcTACTACAATAGTTATTGTATAgactgatctaaccagacaaatgagtttattagattaaacataagagcctttgtcaacgactcatctatatcttgtagcaagattgattagagtggttaccaaacagattcttcctttgttgtttagaatacgatccaaaggacttgctattcacgtgcgtgactctagaagtcgaaggcgcagggatactgagggaactaagtagataggggtagtctgcttggtctcaactatatgaagttggtatttgattttgtataacggcttaattatgagagtattcaaaaatggactaggtcccgaggtttcttgcatttgcggtttcctcgttaacaaaatcttgtgttgtgttatttactttacttctgcattataattgttgtatattataataaagtaaatacacttgtgtgtTAATACtgatcacttgatattgatcctatagtaaatcggtttcggacgtaactattatcaagtgaatatcaagttgtcgtattgtctcgactttgtccatagactatTGCACTTGGTATCAGACATATAGGTTGCAATAAAAATATTGTGTTGTATttaggtaccctcatcttttcagaagtacatatacgaaactttTTTCGTAATCGAGaggaaatcaataggcgttttggtccggttttcacTGAAGATTTACTGGAAgaccaattcgaacctaggtaACAACtttggtagaaccaatcttgacttatgttgagagctatggtagaaccgatctttacctagtttgggatatGCGGTAGAaacgatccttacctatattgggatacatggtagaaccgatcttaactattgttaagagtcttggtagaaccgatcataactattgttaagagtcttggtagaaccgatccttacctatattgggaatcaTGGTAAAAGCGATCCTAGCTTtttttgggagtcatggtagaaccaatccctacctatatttggatacttggtagaaccgatgaaatgacgagggtacccaagtacaccacaatcttttcgtttgatcacaacctattcaagacCCACCGTGCCTAAACCTCTTTAAGAAACAATCACTAAAGAAAAATTTCAATACGGTGTCCGCTTGGAACATAGTTAGTCTGGACTGGCCTAACAATGTGAGAAATCAAATCCAAGTGGCGAATCACAATGcaccttgtgtgattgtctattgatacaagatcgagataataatgCAACAAGATATTCACTTGTGTGACCGTCTATGGATACaggatcaagacaatacaacaacaagatgttcacttgataataattACGATACAAGACCGAAACACTATaaaatcaatatcaagtgcctagttaacgtacaagtgtatttactttaattataatataaagac
This is a stretch of genomic DNA from Papaver somniferum cultivar HN1 chromosome 1, ASM357369v1, whole genome shotgun sequence. It encodes these proteins:
- the LOC113348115 gene encoding uncharacterized protein LOC113348115, translating into MGKALGRPIKVDETTLKREARYYESSFVEIDLVKPIPSKIWVESKYGGFEQAVQIPKLPKFCNHCQVIGHYVAECRTKRRESMPKDVEPNANEVRKVWRKVTHKRIQHPVQVGFDICNTPSSKDKLVENIKDILNDKDEEVDAPHIQLFQPVEDSSLLFNSEPKVKYSSVFCKKLRLAEQSITVEVGGALVTSVLG